The following is a genomic window from Micrococcus cohnii.
CCGTTGAGGCTGTGTTCATACCGCTCCAGCAGGACGGCGCTCGCCCCGGGACCTGTGTGCGGCGTCCTCATGCTCTCCCCCGATCCCCGGCGCCGGTCTGCGCGGGCACAACCTGGGTGCCGACGCCGGCGGTGGTGAAGACCTCAAGCAACATCGAGTGGGCACGGCGGCCGTCGACCACGTGGGCACGGTGCACTCCGGACTCGACGGCGTCCAGGCACGCGGTCATCTTCGGGATCATCCCGGCACCCAGCTCCGGCAGCAGCCCCCGCAGCCGGGCCGTGTCGATCGAGCTGATGACCGAGTCCCGCTCCGGCCACCGAGCGTAGAGTCCCTCCACATCCGTCAGCAGCACGAGTTTGGTGGCGCCCAGTGCCGTGGCCAGCGCCCCCGCCGCCGTGTCGGCGTTGACGTTGAGCACCTGGCCGGTCGGCTCGCCCGCCGCGTCGACCTCCGGTGCCACCGAGGAGACGACCGGGATCCGGCCGGCGTCGATGACGTCGCGGATCGCCTCCGGGTTCACGGAGGTGACCTCGCCGACGAGGCCGAGGTCCACCTGCTCGCCATCGACGACCGTGCCGGTGCGTCGCGCGGAGAACAGGCCAGCGTCCTCACCCGAGGAGCCGACCGCGTAGGGGCCGTGGGAGTTGATCAGCCCCACCAGCTGCCTGCCCACCTGGCCGGTGAGCACCATCCGGATCACGTCCATGGCCTCGTCCGTGGTGACGCGCAGTCCGCCGCGGAACTGCGACTCGATCCCGAGACGGTCCAGCATGGCGCCGATCTGCGGCCCGCCGCCGTGCACGACGACCGGGTGCACGCCGACGTGGTGGAGGAACACGACGTCCTCGGCGAAGGCACGCCGCAGCTCATCAGAGACCATGGCGTTGCCGCCGTACTTGATGACCATCGTGGTGCCGGCGAACTGCTGGATCCACGGCAGCGCCTCGATCAGCACCTGGGCCTTGTCCGCGGCCCGGTGCAGCCGTTGCTGCGCCGACGCATCCGGCGGCGTGTGCGCGTTCGTCATCTCTCCTCGCTCCCCTGCGACCGGCTCGCTCACGTCGAGTAGGCCGAATTCTCGTGGACGTAGTCGTGCGTCAGATCGTTGGTCCAGATCGTCGCCTCGGCGTCCCCGGCGTGCAGGTCGATCACGACCTGCACCTGCCGTCCCGTCAGGTCGACGCCGTCTCGCGGCTCACCGACCCCGCCGGCCCGGCACACTCGCACCCCGTTGAACCACACGTCGAGTGCATCGGCGTCGAAGGCGGCGACGGATTCAGGCACCGTGCCGACCGCCGAGATGACCCGCCCCCAGTTCGGGTCCTGCCCGAACACCGCGGTCTTGAACAGATTCGAGCGGGTCACGGCCCGCGCGACGGCCTCGGCGGCCGGCTCAGTCGCGGCGCCCACCACGCGGACGGCGATCTCATGACGGGCCCCCTCGGCGTCGGCGATCAGCTGCCGGGCCAGGTCTGCGCAGACCTCGCGGAGTCGGTGCGTGAACTCGTCCGGCTCCGGCGTGTGATCCGCCGCACCGGAGGCGAGCAGCAGGACCGTGTCGTTGGTGGACATGCAGCCGTCGGAGTCGGTCCGGTCGAAGGTGGTGCGCACCGCCTCGCGCAGACACGCCTGCAGCACGTCGGCCGGCAGGTCCGCATCGGTGGTGAGCACACACAGCATCGTCGCCAGCCCGGGGGCGAGCATGCCGGCTCCCTTGGCCATGCCGCCCAGCACATAGCCCTCGGCTCGGGACACCGCCTGCTTGGGCACCGTGTCGGTGGTCATGATCGCGCGCGCCGCGTCGTCGCCTCCCTCCTCGGCCAGTCCGTCGACGGCGGCGTCGATGCCGGTCAGCAGGCGAGGCATGTCCAGCCGTTCGCCGATCAGCCCGGTGGAACAGACGGCGACGTCCTGCGAGTCCAGGCCCAGCCGCGATGCAACATGCTCGGCGCTCGCCCGGGCATCGGCCTGCCCCTGCGCGCCCGTGGCCGCGTTGGCTCCACCGGAATTGAGCACGACCGCCCGGGCCGCCCCGTCCGAGAGCACCCGACGCGACCAGCGCACCGGAGCGGCGGCGACTCGATTCGATGTGAACACCGCTGCGGCCGCGCTGCGCGGCCCGTCATTGACGACGAGGGCGACGTCCGAGGCCCCCGAATCCTTCAGTCCGGCGGTCGCCCCGGCCGCTCGGAAGCCCTGTGCTGCGCTCACGCTCATGGTGCGAGTCCTTCCTGTTCCAGCCCGGTCGTCTCCTCGAGACCGAGCGCGATGTTCATCGACTGCACCGCCGCGCCGGCGGTGCCCTTCGTGAGGTTGTCGATCGCGCAGCAGGCGACGACCCGGCCCGCCCGCTCGTCGACGGCGACCTGGACCTGCACGTGATTGGAACCGATGACCGCTCCCGTGCTCGGCCAGCGGCCCTCGGGCAGCAGGTGCACGAACGGTTCCTCGCCGTAGGCGGCCTCCCACGCCGCCCGGACGGACGTCGCGTCGGTGCCGGGAGTCAGACGGGCGGTCGCCGTCGCGAGGATGCCGCGGGGCATCGGCGCGAGCGTCGGCGTGAAGCTGACCTGGACGTGACGTCCGGCGGCCCAGCCCAGCCCCTGTTCGATCTCCGGGATGTGCCGGTGCGAGCCGCCGACGCCATAGGGACTCATGGCGCCCATCGTCTCCGCCCCGAGCAGATGCGCCTTCGCCGCCCGACCGGCGCCGGAGACCCCGGACGCGGCCACGATGACGACATCCTCCGGCTCGAGCAGGCCTGCCGAGTACCCCGGCACCAGCGCCAGCAGGCTCGCCGTTGGGTAGCAGCCGGGAACGGCGACGCGCCGGGCGTCGGACAGGCCGACGCGGCGGCCGGGCAGTTCGGGCAGCCCGTAGGGCCAGACTCCGGCGTGCTCGGTTCCGTAGAAGTCCGTCCAGGCGCGGGCGGACTCGAGTCGGTGGTCCGCGCCGATGTCCAGCACGAGGACGTCGGGATCCGAGGTCGCCAGGGCCTGAGCCACCGGCGCGCTGGCCCCGTGCGGCAGGGCCAGGACCACCACGTCGTGTCCGCTGAGGACCTCGGGCGTGGTCGGATGCAGCGGCATCGACGCCAGGGAGTGCAGGTGGGGCTGGACCTGGTCGAGGCGCTGCCCGGCCTGGGAGTGCGCGGTGACCGTCTTCACGTGAACATCGGGGTGGGAGGCGAGCAGGCGCAGCACCTCGCCGCCGGCGTACCCGCTGGCTCCTGCCACGGCTGCTGAGTAGGACATGGGCGCCAGTGTAGACGAATATGCTTCGCTGTGCATATTTATGCCCTAGCGTCCGGCCCGACTCTCCGCGCCCAGACCCCTGACGTCGTCGGCGGCGCCGCCTAGCGTGGACGCCATGGCCTCTCCCGACCCACGCCCGCCGCGCACCGTCGACACCCTCCCCCGCACCCACCACGCCGTCGTGGTCGACCGCCCCGGCGGACCGGAGCAACTGCGCTGGCAAGACCACCCCCTGCCGACGCTCGGCGACCGCGACGTGCTCGTGCGCACCCACGCCGCCGGACTGAATTTCCTCGAGACCTACCAGCGCTCGGGCGTCTACCCGATGCAGACGCCCTTCATCCCGGGCTCCGAAGGCTCCGGTGTGGTGGTCGCCCTCGGCGCCGATGTCAGCACCGTTCAGCTTGGCGACCGTGTGGCCACCGCAGGTGGCCGCGGCACCTATGCCGAGCACTTCCTCGTGCATGAGGACCAGGTGCTGCCCGTGCCGGAGGAGCTGGACCTGCTGCATGCCGCCGCCGTGCCGCTGCAGGGTATGACCGCCCACTACCTATGCCGGTCCACGACGCAGGTGCACGAGGGGCAGACGGTGGTCGTCACCGCCGGAGCCGGAGGCGTCGGGCTGTTGCTGACCCAGATGTGCGCCCATCTCGGTGCGAGAGTCATCACAACCGCCTCGACGGAGCAGAAGCGCCGGCGCTCCCTCGCAGCCGGCGCGAGCGCGAGCGTGGACTACCCGGACCTGCTCGCCGCCGTGCTCGAGCAGACCGACGGCGTCGGAGCAGACGTGGTGTTCGACGGGGTCGGCAAGGCCACGTTCGAGGACTCGCTCGCCGCTCTGCGCACCCGCGGACTTCTCGTGCTCTTCGGCGGCGCGTCGGGCCAGGTTCCCCCGTTTGACCTGCAACGACTCAACTCCGGCGGCGGCCTGTACGTGACCCGCCCGTCCTTGACCCACTACACGCGGGATCGCGAGGAAGTGCGCGGCCGCGCCGACGAGATCTTCACGGGACTCAAGGACGGCTGGCTCCGCCTGACCGTCGGCGAGACCTTCGAGCTGCCCGACGCCGCGTCGGCCCACCGAGCACTCGAAGGACGGGGCACCACGGGGAAGGTCCTACTCGTTCTTCGGTGACGGTGCTGACAGGTCAGGGGCGATCTGGCCGGAACGGGTCTACACTGTGGCGAATGGCCGGGTCCAACCCGGCGGCGAGGCGAGCGCTCCCACCCGGACGTCCCGTGGACGTCGAGGCCCGCGTCCGCCGAGGCGGCACGCAGCAGACGGCCGGCCCCTCGACCAGTCCACCAGACACTCTTCTTCGACGGAGGACACCGTGACGTCGCACGTCCCCACACCTTCCGCGTCGCCGAGTCCGGCGCCCGATACGCCCACCGGCCCGGCGCCGCAGGATCCAGGAACCGGGGTGCACGCCCCGCAGCTGCCCGGCGGCCTGCGCGCGCCCGAGCCGCGAACGCTCTGGGATGTGCTGACCGCGACCGCGACGGAGCACCCCGACGCTGCAGCCCTGGACGACGGCGTCGAACAGCTCACCTACGCCGAGCTGCTCGAGCGCATCGACGAGGTGTCCGAGTACCTGAACGCCCACGGCATGGGTCCGGGCGACAAGATCGGCGTGCGCATCCCCTCGGGCACCGTGGGCCTGTACGTGTCGATCCTCGCGGTCATCGCCGTCGGTGCCGCCTATGTCCCCGTGGACGCGGATGACCCGGAGGAGCGGGCCCGCCTCGTGTTCGGCGAAGCGAAGGTCGCCGGTGTGATGACTGCGCCGGACGAGCTGGCGGTAGCCGGCGCCCCTGACGTGCCCCACCCAGCGCCCCGCGACCCCGAGCTCGACGACGACGCGTGGATCATCTTCACCTCCGGCTCCACCGGCACCCCGAAGGGCGTCGCCGTGAGCCACCGCTCCGCCGCGGCGTTCGTCGACGCCGAGGCGCGGATGTTCCTGGCCGACGACCCGCTCGGCCCCGGTGACCGCGTGCTCGCCGGCCTGTCGGTCGCTTTCGACGCCTCCTGCGAGGAGATGTGGCTGGCGTGGCGTCACGGAGCGTGCCTCGTACCGGCCCCGCGCTCCCTCGTGCGCTCCGGCATGGACCTGGGCCCGTGGCTGGCCGACCGGCGCATCACCGCCGTCTCCACCGTCCCCACGCTCGCGGCGATGTGGCCGACCGAGGCGATGGACAACGTGCGGCTGCTGATCTTCGGCGGTGAGGCGTGCCCGCCCGAGCTGGCTGCCCGCCTGGCCGAGGACGGCCGCGAGGTCTGGAACACCTACGGCCCGACCGAGGCGACCGTCGTGGCCTGCGCCGCTCCCCTGACCGGCGAGGGCCCCGTGCGGATCGGCCTGCCCCTCGACGGCTGGGACCTCGCGGTGGTCGACCAGCAGACGGGCGTCCCGGTCGCGGAGGGCGAGACGGGCGAGCTGATCATCGGCGGCGTCGGTCTGGCCCGCTACCTCGACCCGGCCAAAGACGCCGAGAAGTACGCGCCCATGCCGACCCTCGGCTGGGAGCGGGCCTACCGCTCCGGGGACCTGGTGGTGTTCGAGCCCGAGGGTCTGCTGTTCGTCGGGCGTGCCGACGACCAGGTCAAGCTCGGCGGCCGTCGCATCGAGCTCGGCGAGGTCGACGCGGCGCTGCAGGCCCTGCCCGGCGTCAACGGCGGTGCGGCGGCGGTCCAGTCCACCCCCGCGGGCCACCAGATCCTCGTGGGCTACCTCGTACCGGCCGAGGCCGGCGCACAGCTTGACCTGACCGAGGCCCGCGCCCTGCTCGCGGACGAACTGCCCGCGGCGCTCGTGCCCCGTCTGGCCGTCGTCGACGCGCTGCCGACCAAGACCTCCGGCAAGGTCGACCGCAACGCCCTGCCCTGGCCGCTGCCCGGCGAACAGGACGACTCCAGCGATGACGTGCACATCGACGCCAGCACTGCCGACGGCTGGATCCAGCAGCAGTGGGCCGACGTGCTCGGCGCCGCTCCCCGCGGTCCGAAGACCGACTTCTTCGCCGTCGGCGGCGGGTCCTTGGCCGCTGCCCAGCTGGTGGGCCGCCTGCGCGAGCGCTACCCGACCGTCACGGTGCAGGACATCTACGCGCACCCGAAGGTCGGCGGTCTCGTCGAGGCGCTGGCCGGCGAGGACATGGCCCATCAGGAGCCCGTCGCCGAGCGCTCCGTCGTGCGCACCGCACGCGCGGCCCAGTGGCTGCAGACGCTCGTCGGCATCCCGGTGTTCGTGCTGCCCGCGCTGCGCATGGCCGTGTGGACCGCGCTCGTGCTCAACGTGCTGGCCCTGACCGGTCTGG
Proteins encoded in this region:
- the argJ gene encoding bifunctional glutamate N-acetyltransferase/amino-acid acetyltransferase ArgJ, yielding MSVSAAQGFRAAGATAGLKDSGASDVALVVNDGPRSAAAAVFTSNRVAAAPVRWSRRVLSDGAARAVVLNSGGANAATGAQGQADARASAEHVASRLGLDSQDVAVCSTGLIGERLDMPRLLTGIDAAVDGLAEEGGDDAARAIMTTDTVPKQAVSRAEGYVLGGMAKGAGMLAPGLATMLCVLTTDADLPADVLQACLREAVRTTFDRTDSDGCMSTNDTVLLLASGAADHTPEPDEFTHRLREVCADLARQLIADAEGARHEIAVRVVGAATEPAAEAVARAVTRSNLFKTAVFGQDPNWGRVISAVGTVPESVAAFDADALDVWFNGVRVCRAGGVGEPRDGVDLTGRQVQVVIDLHAGDAEATIWTNDLTHDYVHENSAYST
- the argC gene encoding N-acetyl-gamma-glutamyl-phosphate reductase, with the translated sequence MSYSAAVAGASGYAGGEVLRLLASHPDVHVKTVTAHSQAGQRLDQVQPHLHSLASMPLHPTTPEVLSGHDVVVLALPHGASAPVAQALATSDPDVLVLDIGADHRLESARAWTDFYGTEHAGVWPYGLPELPGRRVGLSDARRVAVPGCYPTASLLALVPGYSAGLLEPEDVVIVAASGVSGAGRAAKAHLLGAETMGAMSPYGVGGSHRHIPEIEQGLGWAAGRHVQVSFTPTLAPMPRGILATATARLTPGTDATSVRAAWEAAYGEEPFVHLLPEGRWPSTGAVIGSNHVQVQVAVDERAGRVVACCAIDNLTKGTAGAAVQSMNIALGLEETTGLEQEGLAP
- a CDS encoding quinone oxidoreductase family protein; translation: MASPDPRPPRTVDTLPRTHHAVVVDRPGGPEQLRWQDHPLPTLGDRDVLVRTHAAGLNFLETYQRSGVYPMQTPFIPGSEGSGVVVALGADVSTVQLGDRVATAGGRGTYAEHFLVHEDQVLPVPEELDLLHAAAVPLQGMTAHYLCRSTTQVHEGQTVVVTAGAGGVGLLLTQMCAHLGARVITTASTEQKRRRSLAAGASASVDYPDLLAAVLEQTDGVGADVVFDGVGKATFEDSLAALRTRGLLVLFGGASGQVPPFDLQRLNSGGGLYVTRPSLTHYTRDREEVRGRADEIFTGLKDGWLRLTVGETFELPDAASAHRALEGRGTTGKVLLVLR
- the argB gene encoding acetylglutamate kinase — translated: MTNAHTPPDASAQQRLHRAADKAQVLIEALPWIQQFAGTTMVIKYGGNAMVSDELRRAFAEDVVFLHHVGVHPVVVHGGGPQIGAMLDRLGIESQFRGGLRVTTDEAMDVIRMVLTGQVGRQLVGLINSHGPYAVGSSGEDAGLFSARRTGTVVDGEQVDLGLVGEVTSVNPEAIRDVIDAGRIPVVSSVAPEVDAAGEPTGQVLNVNADTAAGALATALGATKLVLLTDVEGLYARWPERDSVISSIDTARLRGLLPELGAGMIPKMTACLDAVESGVHRAHVVDGRRAHSMLLEVFTTAGVGTQVVPAQTGAGDRGRA